In the Topomyia yanbarensis strain Yona2022 chromosome 3, ASM3024719v1, whole genome shotgun sequence genome, one interval contains:
- the LOC131689704 gene encoding coiled-coil-helix-coiled-coil-helix domain-containing protein 2-like, protein MNLTKTFSQCLRLAVRPSSNFWVEFSLIVAINFIWFAFLLNHNVRSSCSCFIPSGTESTDGLACDALGCCYVNGAATSQGLGLKSKISGTPGGVAAIGLPSDIPLTRIFSGSDSKEAATEAQTALVQQYAPAGRCSWKITQFRSCAQEQADLTLCEGFNESLRH, encoded by the exons atgAATTTGACCAAAACTTTTTCTCAATGTTTACGTTTGGCAGTTAGACCCTCTTCAAatttttgggtagaatttagtttAATTGTTgcaatcaatttcatttggtttgctTTTCTGCTAAATCACAAC GTCCGCTCCAGTTGCAGCTGTTTCATCCCGTCCGgaaccgagtcaaccgatggtctaGCCTGCGACGCGCTCGGCTGTTGCTACGTCAATGGCGCAGCCACCagccagggacttggattaaagtcaAAAATATCAGGTACGccaggtggtgttgctgcaatcggtttgccgtcGGACATTCCCCTAACCAGAATATTCAGcggttccgattcgaaggaggcAGCCACAGAAGCACAGACTGCtttggttcagcaatacgctccggcagGACGATGCTCGTGGAAGATCACGCAGTTCCGGTCCTGTGCACAAGAACAGGCCGATTTGACCCTgtgcgaaggtttcaacgagtcGCTCAGGCattag